Below is a window of SAR324 cluster bacterium DNA.
AACGTGCGCGGAGGGTGTTGAAGATAGTTATCTCAGTCTGCGAGGAGTCTCTCAATGGAAAATGAAGATATGGAATCACCTGCCCTACCCTACTTTGATCCCGCTCATTTGCGGCAATTGCGTGAAACAAATGCGTGTCCAGAAGGTCAACTGTCCGGTGTAGATCTGCGAGGGGCTGAATTAAATGGGGCAGATCTGGTCGATGCGGATTTGAGCTATGCCAACTTGATCCGAGCCGATCTGAGCTACGCTGATCTCCGTGGGGTCAATCTGGTCGGGGCCAAGATGGAAAAAGTCAATTTGGAAGGAGCCCAGTTGGAAGGGGCGAACTTGAGCGGAGCTCATCTTTGGGAAGCCAATCTTGATTTTACAACGATGCAGGGAGCACAACTTCAGGGTGCAGATCTAGAAGATGTTGATTTGAATGAAGCAGACATGCGTGCAGTCAATCTGGAGAGAGCAGAGTTGCAGAGTTCAGTGATGATGAACGTCAATCTGGAGAAGGCCAATCTGAGCTACGCGGATCTACGTCGAGCTGAGTTACGAGGGGCCAACCTGAGGGAAGCTGTCTGTTATCGAGTAGACTTACGGGAAGCTGATTTAGATGGTGCTGACCTACAAGGAGCAGAAATGCACTTTGCGCTGATGCTCGGCTCCCGGCTCTGCAATACCGTAATGCCAGATGGCCGCATTGAATATGGCGGCTGTCATTGAATCCTACAACGAACACAACAAGCTCTATCCTATGACTCTCATCCGTGAACTGAAAGAAGTAGACTTTGAGCAATGGTTGGAACTCTACCAGGTCTATGCAGAACACTATCGAGTTGCTCTCACCGAAACGGGTATTCAAACCACATGGGGTTGGCTGATGGATTCATCACATCCACTTCAGGGTCTGGAGGCTGTTCAAGGAGCTACACTCGTGGGTATGGCTCATTTCCGAGCGATGCCAAGCCCGTTGCGTTGTCAGAATAGCGGCTTTCTGAATGATTTGGTTGTCCTGCCCAGCACTC
It encodes the following:
- a CDS encoding pentapeptide repeat-containing protein; this encodes MENEDMESPALPYFDPAHLRQLRETNACPEGQLSGVDLRGAELNGADLVDADLSYANLIRADLSYADLRGVNLVGAKMEKVNLEGAQLEGANLSGAHLWEANLDFTTMQGAQLQGADLEDVDLNEADMRAVNLERAELQSSVMMNVNLEKANLSYADLRRAELRGANLREAVCYRVDLREADLDGADLQGAEMHFALMLGSRLCNTVMPDGRIEYGGCH
- a CDS encoding GNAT family N-acetyltransferase, coding for MAALNMAAVIESYNEHNKLYPMTLIRELKEVDFEQWLELYQVYAEHYRVALTETGIQTTWGWLMDSSHPLQGLEAVQGATLVGMAHFRAMPSPLRCQNSGFLNDLVVLPSTRGGGVGQLLLDELQRIGLQEGWGLFRWITRDNNYQARRLYDKVASKSDWNVYEMSCNIQPD